The sequence tcggtcccaaaatgcaatatgctcaactagggtcctaggtgaacctacatatgaaatttgagaaagatccctttattactttctgagaataagcggtaacaaactttgactataaaaattcaagatggccgcctgtcgccattttgttgaccgatcggtcccaaaatgcaatatgaacaactagggtcctaggggggTACCTAcctgttgaaattaaaaaaaattccctACAGTATACTTTCTGAAGATATAGcgtaacaagctttaactatcaaaatccaaatgTCCTTCCGGTCGGCCATTTTTGTTGACcggtcggtcccaaaatgtaatatacacaactaggttcctaggggaacttacatatgcgaaatttgaaaatgatccctttagtactttctaaaattagcggtaacaaactttggCTAtaaaaaattcaagatggccgcctatcggccattttgttgaccgatcggtcctaaaatgcaatatgcacaactagggtcctaggggtacctacatgtacatgtgaaattaaaaaaatgatccctaaagcactttctgagaaatagcggtaacaagctttaactatcaaaatccaagatgtccgCCGGTCGAGGGTCCTAGGGGTACCTACAATTGTAACATgtgaaatctaaaaaaaaaaaggctttaactataaaaatccaagatgtccgTCGGTCGGCTATTTAGttttgactgatcggtcccaaaacgcaatatagcgcaactagggccctagggaaacctacctGTGAAATTCGAAAAAAGATCCTTTTAGTACGACTTTCTGGAGAAAATAACGGTAAAcaagacggacggacggacggacggacgacgacggaacACGGAcaaaaaggcgatttgaatagatAGTGGCTAAAAAAACCCGAACCAATCACAGGTCCTTTTGAAGACGACAGAGATAGAGAGTACTCCCTAACTTCAAAGTCCACTCAGTAAACCaaagtgtaccgttatacggttcttttgatgtacatcaaataattaatattatctgTTCTGTGACTGTTGCCTCCGCAGTTTTAGTAATGATAataatccaggggtggatatattGTCAGGTATATTAACCCCTCCTCAAGTATCGGGGATGGTGATCTACTCTGTACATAACCATCTTAATAACAAAATATCTGTTTATAACTTTACAgtgaaatacatttattgtttgtaAAGTCTTATATTCTATCACaccaaaagaaaaacaaaaaggaaaaagcataaacacataacatagcatgctgagtTACTTGTAGCCtattgataaattattttatgccACATGAGCATTATTAATACGAAATTAAATTATGtattccccctccccccccccccccccccccaaaaaacggggtttccaccccccccccccccggggacccccccccccccccccccccccccccaccaccacagggccccccccccccccccaaaaaaaaaatttttttttaaaaaaaaaaaaaaaaaaaaaaaaaaaaaaaaaaccccaaaccacaaaccccaaaaaacaaaaaaaaaaccaccccaACTCCATCTAACCCACACCAATCTCGCTCTCCCTCTTAATAAATCCTTATCGCTGACGNNNNNNNNNNTAAATTCTATAATCTATCGAAATTACGCAATTGTATTCCAAGGTTACATCATACAGGTTTTTATTCAGTTCCCAAAACTGGCATCTATATCAAATTCATCTGTCCCCAAGCAGTCATTGTTGACCCAAGCGAATTAAAATAAGATTAATTGTTCAAGAGTAAGTAAAGCATCATAtctattcatttttataaatcagtttatcatgtattattttacttacCACGTTCCACATTGCTGCCAATTTGACTATGTACAGAGATTTTCAAAAGGACATGAAACAAAATGAGGAATTTATTAAAAGAACATAGGGTATATCAGAACAAGCATATTATTGCTGCGTAACAATGTATTTTCTTTTCACAGACGCATTGTATTACCTATCTTTTGTGAAGAGTCAAATGTGTGTTTTTGACAATCTAGGATACAAGGAAACCTTATAATCCTCAGCTTCAATAGAAGACAGTACTTAGCCAAATGGCATATCATCCACTAAcagaaatgacagttttattttgGCCATAGTACTTCACGGAAATTTGCAGACTTGAAAACACCAAAATTGAAGATTTATCCCATTTATCTTTCAGGTGTGAGATCCATGTCTCCCTCACGCTCGCACCCCCAGCCATTCTGGTGTCACACTCACCCCAACCCCTAACCCGCCTCCCTGTGTCAGCCTATACACCCCCACCAACTCAGTATTGAGCTGCCCCTTGAAGCCCCGGGTTATGGACCGATTGAAGAGAAGCTCTCACCGGTCTGGTTAGTGAGGTTGTGTGGAGACACCTCAAGTGGAAAGCATTACGAGGATCCTGGCGTGTAACGGTTGTAGTAGCGGATTCTTTCTTCAAACGTAGTGTCAGGCGCAAaattgatatacaggtaaaaaatgaatttttgtgGTATCCAAGGTTTAAGTTcctttatatttgtttaaagtagtatgtatataatagttcaaaatttatttctggCTGAAGCATTACAAAaggttttgtcatttttttcagtAGATTCTAACTATTCAAGAATTGTTAGGAAAATCACGGAATGTATAAGCACGATATGATAACAGTAATTGATGTAAATATCATTGCATTAATTGTGTGAATCtgatttgtaaataaacaatatcgctataaaaatcattataacTGATACCCTAATACTAATtagtaataataaatatatcttatcaaATTTGTGATGTCGACCTAGCTATTCCACCTGTTGATCCAATCAAACCATatcatttttgtcatttcaGGTGCCAGTCAAGGACGGGAAGTGCGTGTGTTAGACAAGCCCATAGAAATCATGTCAGGCTTGTCGTCTTAAGAAATGAATGAATATGGGTATGAACAAGGATGGTAAGTAGTAAAGACCGTATTACTGTAAAAAAACTTATTTGttagcagtagttttatttttggCGCGTATCGCTGTGTCTTTGATGCCGCTTATTTCTTTTACAGCGCTAAATTATCTTAAAAAATGAGCTATTTTTACGGTATTGAATCGAGAATCCGCGCTAATTTAATTCGCACTTAtgaaagaaatccaaaatgtcACATTTTTCCGCATTTGCGATATAATATTGACTTCGCGTAAAATGGGTAGTActtaattgtaatatttgtgtGACACAATACAATTATTAGAGAATATAAATTCAACTTAACATTGGCTTAAGAAGCTAGACTAGTGATTTCGTAACGCCTGAGTTGTAGAATAGAAATATATACCGTAAAACCAAACTTATTTCTTTCAGGCGCGATTTAATTTTTCACCATTCCAAGCCCAACGATAATTTTTCCGAATCTATTTCGGCGACTCTTAAGGCACAAAACGTTCTTAAAACACTCTAGAACCTAAGTGGTTGTAGATCTTTTTCGcagcgatttattttcgcagttttttttttatcttatgcGAAATGACACAAAATAAATCGCTCGCGAAAAATAAGGTGATTTACAGTATTTGAATCATAGTACATGATTAATTACTTCTTATAATACTGCATGGGCgttttattatgaaaatatgacaGGACATATAAGCATTGTAAAATTACTTTCGGTGCTTGCAATTGTGTGTACGAGAATTCATGGATGTTTTATTCGTTTTGAATTGTAACTACttgtgaaaataatttaaaatactattgcgttatagacaaattaacaaaaatataaattataaggACTGATGAGTGCTCGCAATGAGAAAATTGATTATATACACTACAAGTGCAAACAGTGGGATATGAGAATAGTTATGAAACAATTTAATTcatttgtaataattatttttaatgtataaCTTTATATTTACCTTTCGAAAAGCGTACAGAATGAAAAGTCAGCCCGATAACACAGACCTGATTCGACCACGACCAGGCTCCATGGGGCGACGCTTGAACATCCACAGTGTCACTAACTCAGCTAGACGTTGTTCCGATACAAACTCCGGCTTTCAGTCCCGACCGCAGACAAATCACTGTATTTGCTTTTCCTGTTTAATGACGGAGCCGGAAAATAGTGCAAAATATCGAACAAGTGAAAGATGGTGGTTacttataaaaaaagaaataacttATCTTAACTATACTTTAAgacaaaatcaacaaaattgataaGGGTGGAGTCTTTGTACACATTGCCTGTTTAGGTTTTCGATTGATAGCAATACTCTTGGTAGATAAAAAGAGCAAAAAGGAAGAATAGCAAATCAGGACTATGTACTTGGACAAAAAACAGTATTGCATATGAAAGTTCTTTTATTATGCAGGGTTCAACGAAAGTGACTAATGGTCGTAAAGAGCCGTTGGTACAAGAGAACGTCTGCCCCCTTGTCGAACAGACGCACAACCTGTACCACGATTCAGCATATAATTCCTACCCTGGACATGGTGACAATTGTATCGATTGTTCAGACAAGGCTTTCTCTTTAGGCTGTAACCGATGGGCACTGAGAATCTTCCTTCTTTTGCGAACCTTCCGTTTTCGCGAACCATGGTAAGTTCGACGTCCAACCCATTTCGAACTCGTACACGATTAAAAGTATTGTAAAGTTCTTTATTATAGaatatattgtcttttttattCTATCACAACATTACTACATTGCGTTTTATGAAAGGAAATCTTGGTAATCAggattatcaaaaaaaaaaaaataagattgtTAAAATCATTACGGAATATTACAAGATGGAAATGGAATCggtaaaatgattaaattatGAAAAGTATCCACAAAGGTTAGGTGGAACTAAACtgaagattttattttcatcacGGTGAAATCAATATTCCATATGATGGTCCAATTCTTGCGAATTTTGAATTCACTTTCGTAAAATCAACAATATGCATTATTGGTTtaacaatatataatatgtaacttTCCCGGGTTGATATTTTTGCTGCAAAATATTTGATTCGGTATGGATGAATTAATATTATTGTCTAAAAACCTGACTTTTCAAATTACAAAAGAGTTTCTTGAAAGCAACATGTCATAACGAAATTGCTGAAATCTATCTTGCAACCATTTATTCTATGTTATACAGATATACTACACAGGTTATTCTCCTCGAAGAGGCGTGGTCGAATTATTCCTTCTATGTGCTTATTCAGTGGTCAATGCCAATGGAAGCCTCGCCACTATTGGCTACACAGGATCACATGCACAACGCACCAACCAATGGGAAAACAGGTTTCTCAGACATTCGGATTCTTCGTGAAGTCTTTGCAAGATTCAAATCAGTTCAAGTAGATCCAGCGGAATTCGCTTGTCTTAAAGCAATAGCATTGTTTAAACCAGGTATGTTGTTATGCCTCcaacacattttatttataaggATCATTCCTATGTTAAACCATAAGTGTCtataatgggactaattcacgtaccacgtgatacccgataacgtttgtgcgggactagtatctccagtggtgatggaacaaAGCTCTTtataatcttcccgctgaaatgacgttatcccgcgataacgtcatttgacgtcattccatcaccaatagaaacaatagtcccgcacaaacgtcatcgggtatcacgtggtacgtgaatgagtcCCATTAATGTGAGCAATACAGAATGGAAAAGGAaatgtattccgtctttgcatattacagagttagctcccttgcggataaGTGTTGATTgaaacgtcattattttttttgcgcaattcacgtcgttttctccgaaaggtatgacgttacgctcgaaaacacatgacgtcacaatcgatacattttcgcaagggcagataactctgtaataagcaaTCCAAACAGTACACCTTTATTTACAAGAAGTGTTATCGGTTTTACCTCGAGGAAGGTttgaaatgatacatttatTCATGTTGTGTAATTTCAGAGACGCGGGGACTTAAAGATCCGATACAAGTGGAGAATTTACAGGACCAGGCACAAATAATGCTTGGGCAACACATCCGGGCACATCATCCCACACAACCAATCAGGTAAAAACTAATGATTAGAAACCTATATAAAAGAGATTGGAAACCCATTTATTGCCTTCGCTGACTCTAGAGAGACTTCCGGTTGATAAGAATGTTCTTGTCCGCTTACTGttgaacatataaacatattctttgtgttacataaattatatgttaa is a genomic window of Argopecten irradians isolate NY chromosome 10, Ai_NY, whole genome shotgun sequence containing:
- the LOC138332816 gene encoding photoreceptor-specific nuclear receptor-like, producing MEASPLLATQDHMHNAPTNGKTGFSDIRILREVFARFKSVQVDPAEFACLKAIALFKPETRGLKDPIQVENLQDQAQIMLGQHIRAHHPTQPIRFGRLLLMLPALKFVLPDKVEKIFFGRTIGNTPMEKLLCDMFKS